CCTCAACGCCGCAAATGTTTACAAGCCCAGGCTCCAAGGAGCGGATCGTTCTGGTTGACTTCGGTGCAAAAAGCGGAATTCTGCGCGAACTGACTTCCCGCGGCTGCGATGTGATGGTCGTTCCGCATGACACGACGGCTGATGAAATCCGCAGACTTCACCCGGACGGCATTCAGTTGTCCAACGGCCCTGGGGACCCGAAAGACGTTCCGTATGCGGTCGATATGGTCAAAGAACTCCTTGGCGAATATCCGATCTTCGGCATCTGCCTTGGCCACCAATTGTTTGCACTGGCTGCTGGCGCTGATACCGAGAAGCTGAAATTCGGCCACCGCGGCGGGAACCACCCGGTAAAAGAGCTTGCCAGCGGACGCTGTTACATCACTTCCCAGAATCATGGCTATACGGTAAATGAAGATTCCGTCAGAGGTACGGATCTGGAAGTTACACATATCAACAATAACGATAAAACGATTGAAGGCTTGAAGCACTCGAAATTCCCGGCCTTCTCCGTGCAATATCATCCTGAAGCTGCACCTGGTCCGCAAGACAGCAGCTATCTGTTCGATCAATTTCTTGAGATGATAAGAGACCATAAACAGAATGAAATCCGGAAACCGCGCCAAGCGGTTCTGGCCGCAGCCGTGAAAGGAGCTCATTAATATGCCTAAAAATGATACATTG
Above is a window of Paenibacillus sp. FSL K6-1330 DNA encoding:
- a CDS encoding carbamoyl phosphate synthase small subunit, whose amino-acid sequence is MQARLLLEDGTLFSGKSFGADAEMTGEVVFNTGITGYQEVLSDPSYCGQIVTMTYPLIGNYGITRDDFESIRPFVHGFVVRRHEPVPSNWRAEYSVDSLLKEYGIPGISEIDTRMLTRIIRHYGTMKGILTTSNKPVEELKEMLGDTTIAELRNQVAKTSTPQMFTSPGSKERIVLVDFGAKSGILRELTSRGCDVMVVPHDTTADEIRRLHPDGIQLSNGPGDPKDVPYAVDMVKELLGEYPIFGICLGHQLFALAAGADTEKLKFGHRGGNHPVKELASGRCYITSQNHGYTVNEDSVRGTDLEVTHINNNDKTIEGLKHSKFPAFSVQYHPEAAPGPQDSSYLFDQFLEMIRDHKQNEIRKPRQAVLAAAVKGAH